The following coding sequences are from one Beggiatoa alba B18LD window:
- a CDS encoding HU family DNA-binding protein has product MNKSELVQAVAESIDIPKTTAAKAVDAVLDSIKKALTENDTVTLIGFGTFTVRERAARTGRNPRTGKPLDIKAAKVPVFKPGKALKDSVN; this is encoded by the coding sequence ATGAACAAATCGGAACTCGTTCAGGCAGTCGCTGAATCTATTGATATTCCTAAAACAACAGCCGCAAAAGCTGTTGATGCAGTACTGGATAGTATCAAAAAGGCTTTAACAGAAAATGACACTGTCACGTTAATCGGGTTTGGGACATTTACCGTACGTGAACGTGCTGCACGGACAGGACGTAATCCACGGACAGGCAAGCCATTGGATATTAAAGCGGCAAAAGTGCCTGTCTTTAAACCAGGCAAAGCACTGAAAGATTCTGTGAATTAA